A genomic region of Streptosporangium lutulentum contains the following coding sequences:
- a CDS encoding RICIN domain-containing protein produces the protein MVLLGAGAPAANATTTKAAVSSAQAAAASTAVTASLDIPPSGRRNYVNKQSSKCLNLPSGATNDGAGVTQWTCGGYMDHKWEVEPHLGAYRIRNANSGKCLALPGGSTVAGTQVIQWTCGDWADHRWTFQRQSDGRYQIRNSNSGQCLAIKDGVVYDGAAAVQWPCGGWGDHFWSLSPA, from the coding sequence ATGGTCCTGCTCGGGGCCGGAGCCCCGGCGGCGAACGCCACGACGACGAAAGCGGCGGTTAGCTCCGCCCAGGCTGCGGCAGCATCCACGGCGGTGACGGCGAGCCTGGACATACCCCCGAGTGGGCGACGCAACTACGTGAACAAGCAAAGCAGCAAGTGCCTGAATCTCCCCAGTGGCGCGACCAACGATGGGGCAGGGGTGACCCAGTGGACCTGTGGCGGCTACATGGACCACAAATGGGAGGTGGAGCCGCACCTGGGCGCCTACCGAATCAGAAACGCCAACAGTGGAAAGTGTCTAGCCCTTCCCGGTGGCAGCACGGTGGCCGGGACCCAAGTTATCCAGTGGACCTGCGGCGACTGGGCGGACCACCGGTGGACTTTCCAGCGGCAGTCTGACGGCAGGTACCAGATTCGCAACTCCAACAGCGGGCAATGTCTGGCGATCAAAGACGGCGTCGTATACGACGGCGCTGCGGCGGTCCAGTGGCCCTGCGGTGGTTGGGGGGATCATTTCTGGTCGTTGAGCCCCGCGTGA
- a CDS encoding LysR family transcriptional regulator, with protein sequence MDLDLGLVASFLVLAQEEHYGRAAGRLHLTSSALTKRIQRLERQLGVTLVERDPANVFALTSAGRRFAIAAGPLIAHANAARDSARATPARYTLRIGVPASVGGLLRQFDLTRIAREVRLNFPEIRLVSRDVPFPALTHCLPEHRVDILWTTAPVRHPAVDSFPLAMTTTRIGVVGARHPLAEVEAMNVGDFSEQPFLYNPAGADEWMSDFWLGDVRPRREARLVEFDAGDFTRVLRKTADGTAVIATLAEMAPFLGSGLRAVTLTGADPVVFYVARRRTDRRGAIQALVEAFHALGPRML encoded by the coding sequence ATGGATCTGGATCTCGGGTTGGTCGCCAGCTTCTTGGTGCTGGCGCAGGAGGAGCACTACGGGCGTGCGGCCGGGCGGCTGCACCTGACCTCATCGGCGTTGACCAAGCGCATCCAACGTCTGGAACGACAACTCGGGGTCACCCTCGTCGAGCGGGACCCTGCGAATGTGTTCGCCCTGACCTCGGCGGGCAGGCGGTTCGCGATCGCCGCCGGACCTTTGATCGCTCACGCCAACGCCGCCCGTGACAGCGCTCGGGCCACCCCCGCTCGCTACACCCTACGGATCGGTGTTCCCGCCAGCGTCGGCGGGCTTCTGAGACAGTTCGACCTGACCCGCATCGCGCGAGAGGTTCGTCTCAACTTCCCCGAGATCCGGCTGGTGAGTCGGGACGTTCCCTTTCCGGCGCTCACCCACTGCCTGCCTGAGCATCGGGTGGATATTCTGTGGACCACTGCGCCGGTGCGACATCCCGCTGTGGACTCCTTCCCCCTGGCGATGACCACCACGCGCATCGGTGTGGTCGGAGCCCGGCATCCCCTCGCCGAGGTCGAAGCGATGAACGTGGGGGACTTTAGCGAGCAACCGTTTCTGTACAACCCGGCTGGTGCCGATGAGTGGATGAGCGATTTCTGGCTGGGGGATGTTCGGCCACGTCGCGAGGCGCGCCTGGTCGAGTTCGACGCTGGGGACTTCACCCGCGTCTTGCGCAAAACCGCCGATGGCACAGCCGTGATAGCCACCTTGGCGGAGATGGCTCCGTTCCTGGGCTCTGGCTTGCGGGCGGTGACGCTGACCGGCGCTGACCCAGTGGTCTTTTACGTCGCACGCCGGCGCACCGACCGGCGCGGCGCTATTCAGGCCCTCGTGGAAGCCTTTCATGCTCTCGGCCCCCGCATGCTGTAG
- a CDS encoding RNA polymerase sigma factor, with protein sequence MPDERLARFEAVYRETYGQITAYAVRRCDSPQDAADVVAETFTIAWRRMDDLPSGEEATLWLYGVARNVLANHHRRESHRKARSAELDVKMADRYADSPDSRLEREAITQIFRALPDDDRELLALVAWEGLDHKDIATTLGLSRNVVRVRLHRARRRFSRALTDAGIRSTPESRLAPAERSL encoded by the coding sequence GTGCCTGACGAACGGCTGGCCAGATTCGAGGCCGTCTACCGGGAGACATATGGCCAGATCACAGCGTATGCCGTGCGCCGCTGCGACTCGCCGCAGGATGCTGCGGACGTGGTGGCGGAGACCTTCACGATCGCCTGGCGGCGGATGGACGATCTGCCGTCAGGGGAAGAGGCCACGTTATGGCTCTACGGCGTGGCACGCAACGTGCTGGCCAACCACCACCGTAGAGAGAGTCACCGCAAGGCCCGCAGTGCCGAGCTCGATGTAAAGATGGCCGACCGTTACGCCGACTCCCCCGATAGCAGGCTCGAACGGGAAGCGATCACCCAGATCTTTCGGGCCCTGCCCGACGACGACCGGGAATTGCTGGCGCTGGTCGCCTGGGAGGGCCTCGACCACAAGGACATCGCCACGACGCTGGGCCTGTCGCGCAACGTCGTACGCGTCAGGCTCCACCGCGCTCGCCGACGCTTTTCCCGCGCGCTGACCGATGCGGGCATCCGTTCAACCCCGGAAAGCCGGCTTGCACCGGCGGAGAGGTCGCTGTGA